One window from the genome of Metabacillus flavus encodes:
- the tadA gene encoding tRNA adenosine(34) deaminase TadA produces the protein MKSDEWFMKLAIEEAKKAEAVQEVPIGAVIVREGEVVSAAHNLRETEQRAIAHAEILAIDEACRKLGTWRLEGATLYVTLEPCPMCAGAIVLSRVERVVFGAPDPKGGCAGTLMNLLQEERFNHQVEVEEGVLREECGKLLSNFFRQLRERKKSEKSISKNLHLP, from the coding sequence ATGAAATCAGATGAATGGTTTATGAAGCTGGCAATTGAAGAGGCCAAAAAGGCAGAGGCTGTCCAGGAGGTTCCAATCGGAGCAGTGATCGTCCGTGAAGGAGAAGTTGTTTCAGCTGCCCACAATTTAAGAGAAACCGAGCAGCGCGCCATTGCTCACGCAGAAATTCTGGCAATTGATGAAGCATGCAGGAAGCTTGGAACGTGGAGACTGGAGGGGGCGACGCTGTACGTCACTCTTGAACCTTGCCCGATGTGTGCAGGGGCAATCGTGCTGTCAAGAGTGGAGCGGGTGGTGTTTGGTGCTCCTGATCCGAAAGGCGGCTGTGCAGGAACCCTGATGAATCTTCTTCAGGAGGAGCGCTTTAATCACCAGGTTGAAGTGGAAGAGGGAGTGCTCAGGGAAGAGTGCGGCAAGCTGCTTTCCAATTTTTTCAGGCAGCTTCGGGAACGGAAGAAATCCGAAAAATCTATTTCAAAAAATTTACATCTGCCTTGA
- a CDS encoding pro-sigmaK processing inhibitor BofA family protein → MNPITVFAIAGGAIVLLLMNGSFRNPIKWVGRLAVKVVAGALFLFVLNALGSGIGIHIPINAGTSAVSGLLGIPGIAALYVIKTYILV, encoded by the coding sequence TTGAATCCGATTACCGTATTTGCTATAGCCGGCGGAGCCATTGTGCTTCTGCTTATGAACGGCTCATTCCGAAACCCGATAAAATGGGTTGGAAGACTCGCAGTGAAGGTTGTAGCGGGAGCCTTGTTCCTTTTTGTATTAAATGCATTAGGATCAGGAATCGGGATTCACATCCCGATTAACGCCGGGACTTCAGCAGTTTCCGGGCTGCTCGGCATACCGGGCATTGCGGCTTTGTACGTGATTAAAACGTATATTCTTGTATAA
- a CDS encoding YaaL family protein, producing MLFKRKGRLRQDFNQQLIDLLMKNKSEWNRQKQLVEKSVEPSEEVLFDLKVAESKYFFLLREAKQRKIRINL from the coding sequence TTGCTTTTCAAAAGAAAAGGACGGTTAAGGCAGGATTTTAACCAACAGCTAATCGATCTTCTTATGAAAAATAAATCTGAATGGAATCGTCAAAAGCAGCTTGTAGAAAAAAGCGTAGAACCTTCTGAAGAAGTTCTTTTTGATTTGAAAGTGGCGGAGTCGAAATACTTCTTTCTATTAAGAGAAGCAAAACAAAGGAAGATCCGAATCAATCTGTAG
- a CDS encoding glycoside hydrolase family 18 protein, protein MQIYVVKQGDTITNIAFRYGTAAKDIEEANQLPNPDQLVVGQALVIPIVGRFYTIKRGDTLWTVSRLFSINPVQLASINRLNPNSPLQIGFRLYIPEPPKSKAEFNAYLEPAQDQVTEEQKQSAREAAPYLTYLGPFSFRIQKDGSLKEPPLDSLPEIASANSVTLMMIVTNLTDEGFSDEIGRIVLNDQQVQNKLLEDITVKAKKYGFRDIHFDMEYLRPQDKEAYNAFLRKAKQRFQKEGWLLSTALAPKTKADQKGKWYEAHDYKAHGQIADFVVLMTYEWGYSGGPPMAVSPINQVKEVLDYALTEMPGSKIMMGQNLYGYDWTLPFKPGGEFAKAISPQQGIKLAAKYNAAIQYSQKDQAPHFSYRDENGKDHEVWFEDARSIQAKFNLVRQLKLRGVSYWKLGLSFPQNWLLIQDQFEVEKKTVPSR, encoded by the coding sequence ATGCAGATCTATGTTGTTAAACAGGGAGACACCATTACAAACATTGCCTTTCGCTATGGAACAGCCGCCAAAGATATAGAGGAAGCCAATCAGCTGCCCAATCCAGATCAGCTCGTGGTTGGGCAGGCGCTTGTCATTCCGATCGTAGGCCGATTTTATACGATTAAACGGGGCGATACGCTATGGACGGTCTCAAGGCTCTTTTCCATCAATCCAGTGCAGCTCGCCAGCATTAACCGGCTGAATCCCAATAGTCCTTTGCAGATCGGTTTCAGGCTTTATATCCCGGAACCGCCAAAAAGCAAAGCTGAATTTAATGCCTACCTTGAGCCTGCCCAGGATCAGGTAACCGAAGAGCAAAAGCAAAGCGCCAGAGAGGCAGCCCCCTACTTAACCTATCTAGGACCGTTTAGTTTCCGGATTCAAAAGGACGGTTCTTTGAAGGAGCCCCCTCTGGATAGTCTTCCGGAAATCGCATCCGCCAACAGCGTTACCTTAATGATGATTGTGACTAATTTGACAGATGAAGGCTTCAGTGATGAAATTGGAAGAATTGTCTTAAATGATCAGCAAGTTCAAAACAAGCTGCTGGAGGATATAACCGTTAAGGCGAAAAAATACGGATTCCGCGACATCCATTTTGATATGGAATATTTGAGGCCTCAAGATAAAGAGGCTTACAATGCTTTCCTTAGAAAAGCGAAGCAGCGGTTCCAGAAAGAAGGCTGGCTCCTATCTACTGCTCTGGCCCCAAAAACAAAAGCCGATCAAAAGGGCAAATGGTATGAGGCGCATGACTACAAAGCCCATGGCCAGATTGCGGACTTCGTTGTGCTGATGACATACGAATGGGGATATAGCGGAGGCCCTCCGATGGCTGTATCGCCAATCAATCAAGTGAAAGAAGTGCTGGATTATGCGTTAACTGAAATGCCCGGCTCCAAGATTATGATGGGACAGAACTTGTATGGCTATGATTGGACGCTCCCCTTTAAACCTGGAGGAGAATTTGCAAAAGCCATCAGTCCCCAGCAGGGAATAAAACTCGCCGCAAAGTATAATGCCGCTATTCAATACAGCCAGAAGGATCAAGCCCCCCACTTCAGCTATCGTGATGAAAACGGGAAAGATCATGAGGTTTGGTTTGAAGATGCACGCTCCATTCAGGCAAAATTTAATCTTGTGAGGCAGCTGAAACTGAGAGGGGTGAGCTACTGGAAGCTCGGTCTTTCTT
- a CDS encoding isochorismatase family cysteine hydrolase, with translation MSQNHKAALLIIDMINDFQFGYGPELAEKAAAIAKPLSKLKKKAVSRGIPVIYINDHYELWQANLEKIMKKCRNPLSAPVMEAIAPGDDDYFLIKPKHSAFYGTALNTLLYHLKVDTLILTGLAGNICVLFTANDAYMRGYSLIVPPDTMASVSEEDEQYALRMMENVLKAKLEPSDQIKL, from the coding sequence ATGAGTCAAAACCATAAAGCCGCATTACTCATTATCGACATGATTAATGACTTTCAATTCGGATACGGTCCAGAGCTTGCAGAAAAAGCAGCGGCTATTGCAAAGCCTCTCTCTAAATTAAAAAAGAAGGCCGTTTCAAGAGGCATTCCCGTCATTTATATTAATGACCATTATGAGCTGTGGCAGGCCAATTTGGAAAAAATCATGAAGAAGTGCCGCAACCCGCTGAGTGCGCCTGTTATGGAAGCCATTGCACCCGGTGATGATGATTATTTTTTGATCAAGCCGAAGCATTCGGCCTTCTATGGAACAGCGCTGAACACTCTTTTGTACCATTTAAAAGTCGATACCCTCATTTTAACCGGTCTTGCCGGAAACATATGCGTCCTTTTTACAGCAAATGATGCTTATATGCGCGGGTACAGCCTGATCGTCCCGCCGGACACGATGGCATCCGTCAGTGAAGAGGATGAACAATACGCACTCCGGATGATGGAGAACGTATTGAAAGCGAAGCTTGAGCCAAGCGATCAGATTAAGCTCTAG
- the recR gene encoding recombination mediator RecR: protein MHYPEPISKLIDSFMKLPGIGPKTAVRLAFFVLGMKEDTVLDFAKALVNAKRNLTYCSVCGHITDQDPCYICEDKRRDRSVVCVVQDPKDVIAMEKMKEYSGLYHVLHGAISPIEGIGPEDIKVPELLKRLQDDSIQEVILATNPNIEGEATAMYISRLLKPSGIKITRIAHGLPVGGDLEYADEVTLSKALEGRREL from the coding sequence ATGCATTATCCTGAACCTATATCCAAATTGATTGACAGCTTTATGAAGTTGCCAGGCATAGGACCGAAAACGGCCGTACGTCTGGCCTTTTTTGTCCTCGGCATGAAGGAAGACACCGTCCTGGATTTTGCCAAGGCGCTTGTTAACGCTAAAAGAAACCTGACGTATTGCTCCGTATGCGGCCATATCACCGATCAGGACCCATGCTATATATGTGAGGATAAAAGAAGGGACCGTTCCGTTGTATGCGTTGTCCAGGATCCAAAGGATGTCATAGCAATGGAAAAAATGAAGGAATACAGCGGTCTTTACCATGTACTCCATGGTGCCATTTCCCCAATTGAAGGAATCGGTCCGGAAGATATTAAAGTGCCGGAATTGCTGAAAAGACTTCAGGACGATTCGATCCAGGAAGTAATTCTTGCCACGAATCCGAACATTGAAGGAGAAGCAACAGCCATGTACATATCCCGCCTGCTAAAACCTTCAGGCATTAAAATTACGAGAATTGCTCACGGTCTTCCTGTAGGGGGAGACTTGGAATATGCGGATGAGGTGACTTTGTCCAAAGCGCTCGAAGGAAGAAGAGAACTATAA
- a CDS encoding YbaB/EbfC family nucleoid-associated protein yields the protein MRGGMGNMQKMMKQMQKMQKDMEKAQEELAEKQVEGSAGGGMVVVIANGNREIIDVKIKEEVVDPEDIDMLQDLILAATNDALKKVEEMTSQTMGQFTKGMNMPGLF from the coding sequence ATGCGCGGCGGAATGGGAAATATGCAAAAAATGATGAAACAAATGCAAAAAATGCAAAAAGACATGGAGAAGGCTCAAGAAGAGCTTGCTGAAAAGCAAGTTGAAGGGTCAGCCGGCGGCGGAATGGTAGTCGTAATCGCAAACGGCAACCGCGAAATCATCGACGTGAAGATTAAGGAAGAGGTTGTTGACCCGGAAGATATCGATATGCTTCAGGATCTAATCCTCGCTGCTACGAACGATGCTTTGAAAAAGGTAGAAGAAATGACCTCCCAAACTATGGGTCAATTTACAAAAGGAATGAATATGCCAGGTTTATTCTAG
- the dnaX gene encoding DNA polymerase III subunit gamma/tau: MGYQALYRVFRPQFFQDVAGQNHITRTLQNALLHSKFSHAYLFSGPRGTGKTSAAKIFAKAVNCEKAPVAEPCGECPSCAGIADGSISDVLEIDAASNNGVDEIRDIRDKVKYAPSAVKYKVYIVDEVHMLSMGAFNALLKTLEEPPKHVIFILATTEPHKIPLTIISRCQRFDFKRITSQDIVDRMKTVMEEQEAEAEEEALHVIARAADGGMRDALSLLDQAISFSDERVTLEDSLLITGSVSQNLLTGLVQSIHKKEVSGALQILSQLMDQGKDAARFIEDLIYYYRDLLLYKTAPSLEEALERVVVDDAFKDLAKDAEAEKLYAVIDILNKSQQEMKWTNHPRIFLEVAIVKLCETEQAKTVQTGTADPHLLERISQLEAELKELRKNGVAAGQPAQAPSDQKAAKMVRSNFKVPAGRIHEILKEATRQDLDTLKKSWSGMIDQLRTQNKASHAALIGESEPVAASSKSFVLKFKYEIHCKMVAENNNDVRTNIEAILANLLGKPVEMVGVPERDWGKIREEFIRDQKDEDPSANEEEEDPFIAEAKKLVGDDLIEIKD; encoded by the coding sequence GTGGGCTATCAAGCATTATATCGTGTATTCAGACCGCAGTTCTTTCAGGATGTTGCCGGCCAGAATCATATTACCCGCACATTGCAAAATGCCCTGCTTCACAGCAAATTCTCCCATGCTTATTTGTTTTCAGGCCCTCGGGGAACTGGGAAAACAAGCGCGGCCAAAATTTTTGCCAAAGCAGTCAACTGCGAGAAAGCACCTGTAGCCGAGCCGTGCGGAGAATGTCCGTCATGCGCAGGAATTGCTGATGGTTCCATTTCGGATGTGCTCGAAATTGATGCGGCATCCAATAATGGCGTGGATGAGATTCGCGACATCCGGGACAAAGTAAAATATGCTCCTTCTGCGGTTAAATATAAAGTATACATAGTAGATGAGGTTCACATGCTTTCCATGGGCGCCTTTAATGCGCTGCTTAAAACACTTGAAGAGCCGCCAAAACATGTCATCTTTATTCTCGCTACAACTGAGCCTCATAAAATCCCCTTAACCATTATCTCGCGCTGTCAGCGATTTGATTTTAAGAGAATTACCTCTCAAGATATTGTGGACCGCATGAAAACGGTTATGGAAGAGCAGGAGGCTGAAGCGGAGGAAGAAGCGCTTCACGTGATTGCGCGGGCAGCCGACGGCGGTATGCGTGATGCACTCAGTCTTCTTGATCAGGCTATTTCATTCAGCGATGAACGCGTTACTCTGGAAGATTCCCTGCTCATAACCGGCTCCGTCTCACAAAATTTGCTGACCGGACTCGTACAATCCATTCACAAAAAAGAGGTTTCCGGGGCCCTTCAAATATTGAGCCAGTTAATGGATCAGGGGAAAGACGCCGCAAGGTTTATCGAAGACCTGATTTATTATTACCGGGATCTGCTTCTTTATAAGACCGCGCCGAGTCTGGAAGAAGCCTTGGAGCGGGTCGTTGTAGACGATGCGTTTAAAGACCTGGCGAAGGATGCTGAAGCTGAAAAACTATACGCGGTCATTGACATCCTGAATAAAAGCCAGCAGGAAATGAAATGGACAAACCATCCAAGAATTTTCCTTGAAGTGGCGATTGTGAAGCTATGTGAAACAGAGCAAGCGAAAACGGTTCAAACCGGAACAGCCGATCCGCACCTGCTGGAGAGGATTTCCCAGCTTGAAGCAGAGCTGAAAGAACTGAGAAAGAACGGAGTGGCAGCAGGCCAGCCTGCCCAAGCCCCTAGTGATCAAAAGGCAGCTAAAATGGTAAGAAGCAATTTCAAAGTTCCTGCCGGGAGGATTCATGAGATTCTTAAGGAAGCAACAAGGCAGGATCTTGATACGCTCAAGAAAAGCTGGAGCGGGATGATTGACCAGCTTCGCACCCAGAATAAAGCCTCGCACGCAGCTCTTATCGGAGAAAGCGAACCTGTTGCGGCATCGTCCAAATCATTTGTGCTAAAATTCAAGTATGAGATTCATTGCAAGATGGTTGCTGAGAACAACAATGATGTCAGAACCAACATTGAAGCCATTCTCGCAAATTTACTTGGCAAACCAGTCGAAATGGTTGGCGTCCCTGAGAGGGATTGGGGTAAAATAAGAGAAGAATTCATTCGGGATCAGAAGGATGAAGATCCAAGTGCGAATGAAGAGGAAGAAGATCCCTTCATAGCAGAAGCGAAGAAATTAGTTGGCGATGATTTAATTGAAATAAAAGACTAA